Proteins from a single region of Palaemon carinicauda isolate YSFRI2023 chromosome 1, ASM3689809v2, whole genome shotgun sequence:
- the LOC137647459 gene encoding zinc finger CCCH domain-containing protein 13-like yields the protein MASVTPKECGICCTEFDEIKTQPKILPCSHNVCGNCLDKMIEVQNRSCPFCLRSFKGNSSQSFSTNLPLLGALKRVKEMEDLHKSVEAIKDLDEDFEMLNIVDDLNNEDPCKEEARAPDIPIHNRFTEEPESNDYEKESSDEGDPHLQKDRSESPDQRNIRGPLYQKDQTESPDPRNIRGPLYQRDRSESPDQRNTQGPLYQRDRSESPDQRNTHGPLYQRDRSESPNERNICGPLYLRDRSESPDQRNTHGPLHQRDRSESPDQRNIHRPLYQKDRSESPDQRNTRGPLYQRDRSESPDQRNTHGPLHQRDRSELPDQRNTHGPLYQRDRSESPNERNICGPLCLRDRSESPDQRNTHGPLHQRDRSESPDQENIHRPFYQKDQRESPDQRNIRGLPYQRDRSESPDQRNLRGPLYQRDRSESPNQRNIHGPLYQRGWSESLDQRNTCGSLHQRDRSESPNQRNIRRLIYQRDRSESPNQRNILGSPHQRDRSESPDQRNLHRPLHQRGRSESPYQRNRHKQLHQKDWSESPGQRNIRGSLYQRDRSESPDQRNIRGPTHQRDRSESPDQRNIRGPTHQRDRSESPDQRNRYAPLCHRERSELPYQGNRHEPPRHRERSESPYKRNRHEPPRHTERSESPYQRNRHEPPRHRERSESPYQRNRHEPPRHRERSESPYQRNRHEPPRHRERSESPYKRKRGEPLHWEDFKQYQDQRNREMYPHTTDKRDNDISTSSKDRGQPQYQTIRCVSPHKENQNSSPHQRRKDRDQHGTPYQTKPKFSCFDLLSILIIAENFSVSTEALVQSLDAKPDNIKKLLEDYPLVFEENDGKITFRPQIRICSHFLSVQGCQDQFSCSKLHICPNYIFFSCPDENCILGHNIKSNHNQSILKPLLMNELPTKQLLDILSEVIPQSTSNAVRAKSSNDNSQGASNVYKESKSAEGNLHSIPHKTLWHDDYEGNTQIPEICYYSVTGKCRDEVKGCKRLHAEAHFHWQAKVRGVGWVNLRKTQVEALEKAYCNPNLDRAVIPALNKNTCQRRIFNLFGNDKWDANFTEMSMRNAKTKVKLSLRRLTTNVKFHKYLWYFKHQNNTWVQYGKKDTSLSTSGVSNVTSDDIERAFLKDPSSTLIFHILGTPYILDFNTMIQMNTFTSVRRAVKRRPVYHTKGKSHGNSLPFFY from the exons ATG GCCTCTGTTACCCCCAAAGAATGTGGTATTTGCTGCACAGAGTTTGACGAAATCAAAACCCAGCCGAAGATTTTGCCTTGCTCACACAACGTCTGTGGAAACTGTTTGGATAAAATGATTGAGGTGCAGAATAGATCCTGTCCATTCTGCCTAAGAAGCTTCAAAGGGAATTCTTCGCAAAGTTTTAGCACCAATCTTCCTTTGTTGGGTGCTTTGAAGCGTGTCAAAGAAATGGAAGATTTGCATAAGAGTGTAGAAGCTATC aaaGACTTGGATGAAGATTTTGAAATGCTGAACATTGTTGATGATCTGAATAATGAAGATCCATGTAAAGAAGAAGCGAGAGCACCTGATATTCCTATTCATAACCGATTTACAGAAGAACCTGAAAGTAACGATTATGAGAAAGAATCTAGTGATGAAGGTGATCCGCATCTCCAGAAGGACCGGAGTGAATCACCCGATCAGAGAAATATACGTGGACCCCTTTACCAAAAAGACCAGACTGAATCACCAGACCCGAGAAATATACGTGGACCCCTTTATCAGAGGGACCGGAGTGAATCACCCGACCAGAGAAATACACAAGGACCCCTTTACCAGAGGGACCGGAGTGAATCACCAGACCAGAGAAATACCCATGGACCCCTTTACCAGAGGGACCGGAGTGAATCACCCAACGAGAGAAATATATGTGGACCCTTGTACCTGAGGGACCGGAGTGAATCACCCGACCAGAGAAATACACATGGACCCCTTCACCAAAGGGACCGGAGTGAATCACCAGACCAGAGAAATATACATAGACCCCTTTACCAGAAGGACCGGAGTGAATCTCCTGACCAGAGAAATACACGTGGACCCCTTTATCAGAGGGACCGGAGTGAATCACCCGACCAGAGAAATACACATGGACCCCTTCACCAAAGGGACCGGAGTGAATTACCAGACCAGAGAAATACCCATGGACCCCTTTACCAGAGGGACCGGAGTGAATCACCCAACGAGAGAAATATATGTGGACCCTTGTGCCTGAGGGACCGGAGTGAATCGCCCGACCAGAGAAATACACATGGACCCCTTCACCAAAGGGACCGGAGTGAATCACCAGACCAGGAAAATATACATAGACCCTTTTACCAGAAGGACCAGCGTGAGTCTCCTGACCAGAGAAATATACGTGGACTCCCTTACCAGAGGGATCGTAGTGAATCACCCGACCAGAGAAATCTACGTGGACCCCTTTACCAGAGGGACCGGAGTGAATCACCCAATCAGAGAAATATACATGGACCCCTTTACCAGAGGGGTTGGAGTGAATCACTTGACCAGAGAAATACATGTGGATCCCTTCACCAGAGGGACCGTAGTGAATCCCCTAACCAGAGAAATATACGTAGACTGATTTACCAGAGGGACCGGAGTGAATCACCAAACCAGAGAAATATACTTGGATCTCCTCATCAGAGGGACCGGAGTGAATCACCAGACCAGAGAAATCTACACAGACCCCTTCACCAGAGGGGCCGAAGTGAATCGCCCTACCAGAGAAATAGACATAAACAACTTCACCAGAAGGACTGGAGTGAGTCACCAGGTCAGAGAAATATACGTGGATCCCTTTATCAGAGGGACAGGAGTGAATCACCCGACCAGCGAAATATACGTGGACCAACTCACCAGAGGGACCGCAGTGAATCACCAGACCAGAGAAATATACGTGGACCAACTCACCAGAGGGACCGCAGTGAATCACCAGACCAGAGAAATAGATATGCACCACTTTGCCATAGGGAAAGAAGTGAATTACCATACCAGGGAAATAGACATGAACCACCTCGCCATAGGGAAAGAAGTGAATCACCCTACAAGAGAAATAGACATGAACCACCTCGCCATACAGAAAGAAGTGAATCACCCTACCAGAGAAATAGACATGAACCACCTCGCCACAGGGAAAGAAGTGAATCACCCTACCAGAGAAATAGACATGAACCACCTCGCCACAGGGAAAGAAGTGAATCACCCTACCAGAGAAATAGACATGAACCACCTCGCCACAGGGAAAGAAGTGAATCACCCTACAAGAGAAAGAGAGGTGAACCACTTCACTGGGAAGATTTCAAACAATATCAGGACCAGAGAAATAGAGAGATGTATCCTCATACCACAGACAAAAGAGACAATGATATATCCACGAGCTCAAAAGACAGAGGCCAGCCACAGTACCAAACAATCCGATGTGTATCACCTCATAAGGAAAACCAAAATAGTTCTCCCCATCAGCGGAGAAAAGATAGAGACCAGCATGGAACTCCTTACCAAACAAAGCCGAAGTTTTCTTGCTTTGATCTCTTATCGATCTTAATCATTGCCGAAAACTTCAGTGTATCAACTGAAGCGTTAGTACAGAGTCTTGACGCTAAGCCAGATAACATCAAGAAACTTCTTGAAGATTATCCTCTGGTCTTTGAAGAAAATGATGGAAAGATTACTTTTAGACCACAAATTAGGATATGCTCACACTTCTTAAGCGTTCAAGGTTGCCAAGACCAATTTTCTTGCAGTAAACTTCACATATGTCCAAATTACATATTTTTCTCCTGCCCAGATGAAAATTGTATTCTAGGTCACAATATAAAATCCAATCATAACCAGTCCATATTGAAACCCCTCTTAATGAATGAGCTTCCAACTAAGCAGCTTCTTGATATTTTATCTGAAGTGATACCACAGTCCACATCTAATGCAGTACGGGCGAAATCAAGTAACGACAATTCTCAAGGAGCGTCTAACGTTTATAAAGAAAGCAAATCTGCGGAGGGAAACCTTCACAGCATCCCGCATAAAACTCTATGGCACGATGATTATGAAGGTAACACTCAGATACCTGAAATTTGTTATTATTCAGTAACAGGTAAATGCAGAGATGAAGTGAAGGGCTGTAAAAGGCTCCATGCGGAGGCCCATTTTCATTGGCAAGCTAAAGTGAGAGGCGTGGGATGGGTTAATCTGAGAAAAACTCAGGTAGAGGCCCTGGAAAAGGCTTACTGTAATCCAAACTTGGACAGAGCTGTCATTCCAGCTCTCAACAAGAATACCTGCCAGAGGAGAATCTTCAATTTGTTTGGAAATGATAAATGGGACGCAAACTTTACCGAAATGTCCATGCGAAATGCGAAAACCAAGGTAAAACTGAGTCTCAGACGGCTCACCACAAATGTAAAGTTCCATAAATACCTTTGGTACTTCAAACACCAGAACAACACTTGGGTTCAATATGGTAAGAAAGACACAAGTCTAAGCACCTCCGGTGTGAGCAACGTCACCTCTGATGATATAGAGAGGGCGTTTCTGAAAGATCCCTCGAGTACTCTCATTTTTCATATCTTGGGGACCCCTTACATACTGGACTTCAATACCATGATCCAAATGAACACTTTCACGAGCGTGAGAAGGGCTGTGAAGCGAAGGCCAGTTTACCATACTAAAGGCAAAAGCCATGGGAATTCTTTGCCATTTTTTTATTGA